In one window of Bombus fervidus isolate BK054 chromosome 4, iyBomFerv1, whole genome shotgun sequence DNA:
- the Crn gene encoding pre-mRNA splicing factor crn produces MEKSQKMPKVAKVKNKAPAEIQITAEQLLREAKERDLEILPPPPKQKISDPHELADYQHRKRKAFEDNIRKNRMVISNWIKYAQWEESQKQIQRARSIYERALDVDHRNITLWLKYTEMEMRNRQVNHARNLWDRAVTILPRANQFWYKYTYMEEMLENIAGARQVFERWMEWEPDEQAWQTYIKFELRYKEIQRARQIYERFVMVHPDVKHWIKYARFEESHGFINGARNVYERAIDFYGDENLDERLFIAFAKFEEGQREHDRARVIYKYALDHIPKEKTQEIYKAYTIHEKKYGDRSGIEDVIVSKRKYQYEQEVKENPSNYDAWFDYLRLVESEGNVDVIRETYERAIANVPPTKEKLFWRRYIYLWINYALFEELDTEDIERCRQVYKACLELIPHKHFTFSKIWLFYAYFEIRQKNLTAARKKLGMALGICPRDKLYRGYIDLEIQLREFDRCRILYEKFLEFGPENCTTWMKFAELETLLGDVERARAIYELAISQPRLDMPELLWKSYIDFEISQDETENARQLFERLLERTLHVKVWIAYAKFELANSTTEDGLDNVVLARRIFERGNDALRSNGDKESRALLLEAWRDFESEKGDDDTRAKIMEKMPRRIKRRRRIVGEDGSDDGWEEVFDFVFPEDESQRPNLKFLASAKAWMKQKEMNDKNENNQIDFNS; encoded by the exons ATGGAAAAATCACAGAAAATGCCAAAAGTGGCAAAG gTTAAAAATAAAGCGCCTGCTGAAATTCAAATAACAGCAGAGCAACTTTTGCGAGAGGCAAAAGAACGGGACCTAGAAATCTTACCACCA CCACCAAAGCAAAAGATTTCTGATCCTCATGAGTTAGCTGATTATCAACATCGGAAACGTAAAGCTTTTGAAgataatattcgtaaaaatcgtATGGTGATTTCAAATTGGATAAAATATGCTCAATGGGAAGAAAGTCAAAAGCAGATACAACGAGCaag aTCCATATATGAACGTGCTTTGGATGTTGACCATAGAAACATTACATTATGGCTCAAATACACAGAAATGGAAATGCGAAATCGTCAAGTAAATCATGCCAGAAATTTATGGGACCGTGCTGTTACTATATTACCTAGAGCAAATCAATTTTGGTATAAATACACTTATATGGAAGAAATGTTAGAAAATATTGCTG gaGCACGTCAGGTATTTGAAAGATGGATGGAATGGGAACCTGATGAACAGGCATGGCAAACATACATCAAGTTCGAATTGAGATATAAGGAAATTCAGAGAGCTAGACAAATTTATGAACGATTTGTAATGGTACATCCTGATGTTAAGCACTGGATAAAATATGCACGATTTGAAGAATCTCATGGTTTTATTAATGGTGCTCGCAATGTTTATGAACGCGCCATTGATTTTTATGGCGACGAAAATTTAGatgaaagattatttattgcaTTTGCAAAGTTTGAGGAAGGACAAAGAGAA catGATCGAGCCAGAGTAATTTATAAGTATGCATTAGATCATATTCCAAAAGAGAAAACACAGGAAATTTATAAAGCATACACAATACATGAGAAAAAATATGGAGATCGTTCag gtATTGAAGATGTAATAGTAAGTAAACGAAAATACCAATATGAACAAGAAGTGAAAGAAAATCCTTCTAATTATGATGCCTGGTTCGATTATTTGAGATTAGTAGAATCAGAAGGGAACGTGGATGTTATTAGAGAAACTTACGAACGTGCGATAGCCAATGTACCACCAACTAAA GAAAAGCTATTTTggagaagatatatttatctttggATAAATTATGCTCTTTTTGAGGAACTTGATACTGAAGATATAGAAAGATGCAGACAAGTCTATAA AGCTTGCTTAGAATTAATTCCTCACAAGCATTTCACTTTCTCTAAAATCTGGTTATTTTATGCGTATTTTGAAATAAGACAGAAAAATCTCACAGCAGCTAGAAAAAAATTa GGCATGGCGTTGGGTATTTGTCCTAGAGATAAATTATATCGTGGATACATTGATTTAGAAATACAGTTGAGAGAATTTGATagatgtagaattttatatgaaaaattcctTGAATTTGGACCAGAAAATTGTACTACATGGATGAAG TTCGCAGAGTTAGAAACGCTTCTGGGTGATGTAGAACGAGCACGAGCTATTTACGAATTAGCTATATCACAGCCAAg ATTGGATATGCCAGAACTCTTATGGAAATCATATATTGATTTTGAGATATCACAGGATGAAACAGAAAACGCACGGCAATTATTCGAAAGATTATTGGAACGTACACTTCATGTTAAA GTTTGGATTGCCTATGCTAAGTTTGAATTAGCTAATTCGACAACTGAGGATGGTCTGGATAATGTTGTGCTGGCAAGAAGAATTTTTGAACGTGGAAACGATGCACTTAGATCGAACGGTGACAAAGAAAGTAGAGCATTGCTTTTAGAAGCGTGGAGAGATTTTGAAAGTGAGAAAGGAGATGATGACACTCGAGCTAAAATTATGGAAAAAATGCCTCGAAGGATTAAACGTAGAAGACGTATTGTTGGAGAAGATGGG agTGATGATGGTTGGGAAGAAgtatttgattttgttttcccAGAAGATGAATCACAGAGACCTAATCTTAAATTCTTGGCATCTGCTAAAGCTTGgatgaaacagaaagaaatgaatgacaaaaatgaaaacaatCAGATAGATTTCAAtagttag
- the LOC139986231 gene encoding F-box-like/WD repeat-containing protein TBL1XR1, translating into MSFSSDEVNFLVYRYLQESGFQHSAYTFGIESHISQSNINGALVPPAALLSILQKGLQYTEAEISIGEDGTEQRMVESLSLIDAVMPDVVASRQNQINQQKQQVKTEVQDTNGEEVVTSNEGVGTNERGGDRTEMEVDEQQQGSSRGTNASAVEIPDTKATILRGHESEVFICAWNPTTDLLASGSGDSTARIWDMSGSSQAPNQLVLRHCIQKGGTEVPSNKDVTSLDWKCDGTLLATGSYDGYARIWKTDGKLASTLGQHKGPIFALKWNKRGNYILSAGVDKTTIIWDAESGQCTQQFSFHCAPALDVDWQTNTSFASCSTDQCIHVCKLNVDKPIKSFQGHTNEVNAIKWDPQGNLLASCSDDMSLKIWSMKQDTWVHDLQAHSKEIYTIKWSPTGPGTHNPNMNLTLASASFDSTVRLWDVERGACIHRLTKHTEPVYSVAFSPDGKFLASGSFDKCVHIWSTQNGQLVHSYQGTGGIFEVCWNSRGDKVGASASDGSVFVLDLRKM; encoded by the exons ATGAGCTTCTCTAGCGATGAAGTCAATTTCTTGGTTTACCGATACCTTCAAGAATCTG gatTTCAACACTCTGCATACACATTTGGCATAGAATCACATATATCACAGAGTAACATAAATGGAGCATTAGTACCACCAGCAGCACTTTTATCAATTCTACAGAAAGGGCTACAATACACAGAAGCAGAAATATCAATAGGCGAAGATGGTACTGAACAAAGAATGGTGGAATCCTTATCTCTCATTGATGCTGTTATGCCAGATGTTGTGGCATCAAGacaaaatcaaattaatcAGCAAAAACAACAGGTGAAAACAGAAGTACAAGATACAAATGGAGAGGAAG TTGTTACCTCCAATGAAGGTGTAGGCACAAATGAGAGAGGAGGAGATAGGACAGAAATGGAAGTAGATGAACAACAACAAGGTTCAAGCAGGGGAACTAATGCTAGCGCTGTTGAAATTCCAGACACTAAAGCTACAATATTACGTGGTCATGAATCGGAAGTTTTCATATGTGCATGGAATCCAACAACTGATCTTTTGGCTTCTGGTTCAGGAGATAGCACAGCTCGTATTTGGGATATGTCTGGTAGTTCACAAGCTCCAAATCAGCTTGTTCTTCGTCACTGCATACAAAAAGGTGGTACCGAAGTGCCAAGTAACAAAGATGTTACTTCATTAGATTGGAAG TGTGATGGTACCTTATTAGCAACAGGAAGTTATGATGGTTATGCACGAATTTGGAAGACAGATGGTAAATTAGCATCCACATTAGGTCAACACAAAGGTCCAATTTTTGCATTAAAATGGAATAAACGTGGTAACTACATATTAAGTGCTGGAGTTGACAAAACAACAATTATATGGGATGCAGAAAGTGGGCAATGTACTCAGCAATTTAGCTTTCATTGTGCACCTGCCTTGGATGTTGATTGGCAAACAAATACATCATTTGCTAGTTGTTCTACTGACCAATGCATACATGTATGCAAACTTAATGTTGATAAACCAATCAAGAGCTTCCAAGGTCATACA AATGAAGTTAATGCCATAAAATGGGATCCCCAAGGTAATTTATTGGCTAGTTGTTCTGATGATATGAGTCTTAAAATTTGGTCTATGAAACAAGATACGTGGGTACATGATTTACAAGCTCATagcaaagaaatatatactattaaatggTCCCCAACTGGACCTGGAACTCACAACCCAAATATGAATCTAACTTTAGCTAGTGCATCATTTGATTCTACTGTAAGGTTATGGGATGTGGAAAGAGGTGCATGTATACACAGACTTACGAAACACACAGAGCCAGTGTATAGTGTAGCATTTAGTCCAGATGGCAAATTTCTTGCTAGTGGAAGTTTTGACAAATGTGTTCACATATGGTCTACGCAG AATGGTCAATTGGTACATAGTTATCAAGGAACTGGAGGAATTTTTGAAGTGTGTTGGAATAGTCGAGGAGACAAAGTCGGTGCTTCTGCATCTGATGGCAGTGTGTTTGTTCTAGACCTTCGTAAAATGTGA
- the Dh44 gene encoding corticotropin-releasing diuretic hormone 44 isoform X2, producing MKRRPYSPDLNEMFDSGNDPESTVIRTKRLESKRIGSLSIVNSLDVLRQRVLLELARRKALQDQQQIDANRRILKTIGKRSLPFYNKDVPKAIDSRIRNGIDYVIEQEEKNHDRDVVPERIPDRMQNWLRNDDSAFRERQDDQMRRIQANELRLL from the exons aATGAAATGTTCGACTCGGGAAACGATCCTGAATCAACGGTGATCCGGACAAAACGATTGGAATCAAAACGCATTGGATCGTTGTCGATCGTGAATTCCTTGGACGTGTTACGACAGAGAGTTCTTCTTGAACTTGCCCGGCGTAAAGCTTTGCAGGATCAACAGCAAATTGACGCGAATCGACGTATTCTAAAAACTATCGGAAAAAGATCATTACCGTTTTACAACAAAGACGTGCCCAAAGCTATCGACTCAAGAATAAGAAACGGAATTGATTATGTGATCGAACAGGAAGAGAAGAACCACGATCGAGACGTGGTACCAGAAAGGATCCCTGACAGAATGCAGAACTGGCTACGAAATGACGATTCCGCTTTTCGAGAAAGACAAGACGATCAAATGCGAAGG ATCCAAGCGAATGAGCTACGTTTGCTGTAA